A window of Macrococcus sp. 19Msa1099 genomic DNA:
CACACTCCGATTCTAAAGGTTAAACGTTCTATTATCATTATTAATGAAATTATACAACTTGTCATCTTAAATACAAAAAAATTACAATATTTATAATAAGTTAAATATCCATTGATGCTATCTCTATTCTTTATCAATGATAGAGATGATTGTGGTGTTTCTTTAATAATATGATATTCAGTATGGTAAATACTACTGAAAACATAGACAACATAAAATTATTTATTAATTATACGCTAATATCCTTCTATTTTATACAAATTATTTATTTAAACCTATCTTCAACAATTCATAATCTTATAAAAAAGGTGTATAATTAAGAATTGACTAAAGGAGGCTTATCAGTGAAAACGTCTGAATTACTTTCTAAAATAAAAGCCAAGAAGCTTTACGGAACATTTCCTGAACATATCAATAAAGTGGTTGTAGATTCAAGAGCAGCAGACAGCGAGAGTGTATTTGTAGCTAGTCATGGGTATACAGTAGACAGCCATAAATTTATACCGAATGTTGTTAGGCAGGGCTGTCGTATGATTGTCGTCGATCACTATATCGAAGGACTGGATATCGGGCAGGTTGTTGTGCGTGATACTTTGCAGGCAGCACGTATATTCACGCAGCATGTAATGGATTTCCCGTCACATCAGCTTACGACTTATGGTGTGACAGGTACGAACGGTAAGACGAGTGTGGCAACGATGATTCATCATCTGCACCGCGCACTGAATATAAATAGTGCATATCTCGGTACGAATGGCTTTCAATATAATGAAGAAGTTGCTAAAGGCGCGAATTCAACCCCTGAAACGATTACCTTAAATCAGCATATTGCACATGCAGTAGAACAAGGTGCACAGGCGATGGCGATGGAAATGTCGAGCCATGGATTAGCACTTGGTCGTACGGATGGTGTTGACATCGATGTTGCAATCTTCACGAATTTAACACAAGATCATCTGGATTTTCATGGAACGATGGAACGTTATGGTTTTCATAAGGCGTTGCTCTTTGCACAGCTTGGGAATGACTTTAAGCAGCAGAAGTATGCAGTGGTAAATGGAGATGATGATTATTCGAAAGAACTGATGATTGCTTCACCAAGAGAAGTGATTACATATGGCATTGAACAGAATACAGATATTAAAGCAACAAATATTAAAGAATCTATCGATGGCATTGCTTTTACACTTGAAACACCAGATGGCAATGTTGAGATTACATGTCCTTATATTGGTCGATTCAACATCTATAATATGCTTGCAGCCCTCACTGCACTGTGGACGCAAGGTCATGCTCTGAGTGCACTTGCTGAAGCAGCCCAAAGTTTACCGCCAGTAGAGGGCCGTCTAGAAGTGCTGGACCGCAACTTACCGATAGACTTAGTGATTGATTATGCACATACACCAGACGGCATGAACAAACTTATCGATGCGCTTGAACCTTTTAAACGTGGTAAGATGATTTTCTTAATCGGTATGGCAGGAGAAAGAGATTTAACGAAGACACCTGAAATGGGTGCAATTGCTTGTCGCGCAGATTATGTGATATTTACACCGGATAATCCTGCGAATGATAACCCGCGTAAATTAACCGATGCACTGGAAAGTGGTGCAACACATTCAAATTATGTGTCTTTCTTAGACCGTGCACAAGGGATTCGTCACGCGATTGAAGTAAGTGCACCTGGAGATATGGTCGTCCTCGCTTCAAAAGGACGTGAGCCTTATCAGATTATGGAAAATTACATTAAAGTACCGCATCGTGATGATTTGATTGGTCTGG
This region includes:
- a CDS encoding UDP-N-acetylmuramoyl-L-alanyl-D-glutamate--L-lysine ligase encodes the protein MKTSELLSKIKAKKLYGTFPEHINKVVVDSRAADSESVFVASHGYTVDSHKFIPNVVRQGCRMIVVDHYIEGLDIGQVVVRDTLQAARIFTQHVMDFPSHQLTTYGVTGTNGKTSVATMIHHLHRALNINSAYLGTNGFQYNEEVAKGANSTPETITLNQHIAHAVEQGAQAMAMEMSSHGLALGRTDGVDIDVAIFTNLTQDHLDFHGTMERYGFHKALLFAQLGNDFKQQKYAVVNGDDDYSKELMIASPREVITYGIEQNTDIKATNIKESIDGIAFTLETPDGNVEITCPYIGRFNIYNMLAALTALWTQGHALSALAEAAQSLPPVEGRLEVLDRNLPIDLVIDYAHTPDGMNKLIDALEPFKRGKMIFLIGMAGERDLTKTPEMGAIACRADYVIFTPDNPANDNPRKLTDALESGATHSNYVSFLDRAQGIRHAIEVSAPGDMVVLASKGREPYQIMENYIKVPHRDDLIGLEAAYDKYGRE